The proteins below come from a single Acaryochloris sp. CCMEE 5410 genomic window:
- a CDS encoding PAS domain S-box protein: protein MRLTPSARLSGYTPLEMLHEGQKTRVYRALRVIDQQPVVIKTTPPQVILSFSDHLAFRNQFTISHNLDHPGIITTYGLESYDQTYALVMEDIQGIPLSQFLQSSISLKVGLKIALQLADVLHYLGQQRVLHKDIKPANILIHPQTLQVKLIDFGIASLLPKETQEIKNPNSLEGTLAYMAPEQTGRMNRGIDFRSDFYGLGVTLFELFAGQLPFQADEPMEWLHCHIAQEPPSLTQFGVPEAIATIVAKLLAKNAEDRYQSALGLKHDLEHCLFQWTNKGAVEPFEVGRRDVCDRFLIPEKLYGREKEVQTLLDTFDRVVEGSSELLLVAGFSGIGKTAVVNEIHKPITRQKGYFIKGKFDQFNRNIPFAAFVQAFRSLMGQLLGESDAALDQWKSRILAAVGNSGQILIEVVPELEQIIGKQPAVQELAGEAGQNRFNLVFSRFVEVLATQEHPLVIFLDDLQWADAASLNLLKLIMEGVGLDINTKHLLMVGAYRDNEIFSAHPLMLALEEIDSYVAIQTLTLPSLEALSIQEIAVDTLHCPEETAIPLSQLIYQITQGNPFFCIQFLQELYQAGQIFFDYEVGHWKYNLHKVHQLAFNTDLLDFMVARLRKLPLSTQEIIRLAACIGNTVDLDTLATISRQSPGQITEHLWTALQGGFIVPASENYKFFYGNSVSSLAIEAPSTYHFAHDRIQQAAYLLLPDELRIKTHYTIGQLLLARTQEHQIDNNIFEIVSHLNISSEQLNTETEIRELIKLNLQAADKALISTGYSTGLRCICTSITLLHKLGNDIWSVNRELALLLHEKAAELAYLSADIATMDACIEEVLLHATTTLEKVSVYKTKIQAQTASRQPLLAVRTALKILDELGVKIPLYPSDADIEAILNKTQTALLDLSIDRLLDQPINQNRRQLAIVEILGVVHSAAFFAAPQLISIEICTRLGICLQYGHCPESAHTYVDYGLLLCGVLNDIDSGYQFGELALAITHQFPQSGIQARAKVVHFFGVAHWKIPLNSLVAPLKQAYGETLESGDLEFAAYAAFEICATSFLAGNSLDEIKPTITTYCDAITQLRQKSQHGWSQIYYQTVIVLIAGNKTPWNLTDDQFDESALCKRYQAEGEGLGTFVLHTNKMMLAYLFGALEVAADNADVAQQHTASATAMVIQPIFYFYDSLVQLERSALLADSKRQEQLMQRVKGNQEKFKMWSTHCAANHQHKYDLVEAKKAELEQLYAEAIHLYDLAISGAKANHFQQEEALANELAAKFYLAWGKEKVAASYMQESYHCYSRWGAKAKSNDLEQRYPELLQPILQKASQIFSPLDTLTSFSSPSLSIHSSASAQSTHNSINTAFDLAAILKGAQALSESLHLDQLLEKLAPMMLQNSGADRLILLLPEADSTWHVRATATPEMMELSSAPLADHPDLPLQLIQFVKNTQEALAIDDLKTDLPIIDHYLETHQPQSVLCLPILHQGHLNGLVYLQNQLASGVFTCDRITVLNFLCSQAAISLENARLYQLEQDKAAQLAESEHRLQTLFDQAADAVFLLGDQGFIDCNQAAVDLLQYAHKSELLSLHPCQILPERQPNGQRSADHVQAIMQAALDQCFLRFEWVHQRSSGEHFWAEVTLTPIQYQEEMIFHCTLRDIGDRKQLEQEQARLTAVLEATPDFIGISNAKGGDVWCNRQLANLRPDLMALSQRCIADFHPPWVNELVASEVIPTAIQHGSWSGELAVLDTEGNEIPVSQVVIAHKAADGTVENFSTIMRDIRDRKIAEANSHLLASVVESSNDVILTKTLDGTITSWNQAATDLFGYSEAEAIGQSILMLFPPDRHHEETHILTCLKEKKSIENFETVRLHKQGYPIDISVTISPLVNGQGEVIGASKIVRDIRERKIAEDALRQSESKFRNLLTNLDGVVYRCQNDANWTMEFMSDAVTALSGYPAADFIDNRHRSYTSIIHPDDMEWVDQAINEQLTRHQPFSLEYRVIHRDGSIRWVTEKGKGIFNADHQLQHLEGVIVDISDRKHTELALQLSEARANAAFDQAALGIVEINNQTGKISRVNNYMCGLLGYSHLELRQKTVADITHPDDLSESHQLMQLLQKGKIGDFTTEKRYLRKDGGIIWSSTTATLVEMGNGEAQYSLGMIQDIGDRKAAELALKDSQAQFRRMTENVPGMIYRYVLHPDGRNELTYISSQVREIFEIEPEVARQDASKLWERVHPDDLAFVQSEVQAFHQTLQSTPIECRLLLPQKGLCWIQLIARIERLDNGDTVWDGVALDISDRKAAEENLRFSEQRFRRAIEDAPFPIMLHAEDGEVLQINTTWTELTGYTHPEIPSTTTWAQRAYGEDADRVIKEVMAKKYALTSRWEEGEFTIHTKAGDQCRWQFSSAPLGTLPDGRRIVISMAVDVTQRRQAEDELEQANQQLEEYSHTLEQKVEERTQALQIAKEQADGANQAKSEFLANMSHELRTPLNGILGYAQILNRSSTLKEQERHGIKVIHQCGSHLLSLIDDILDLAKIEARKLEIVPVDTYLPTVLHSVVEMCKIKAQQKGIDFVYTPQGLPVGVKVDEKCLRQVLINLLGNAIKFTDYGSVTLQVEVLNTTDLETSLLFQVIDTGIGIAEADLSKLFDAFEQVGARERRAEGTGLGLAISQRIVQLMGSNIQVKSQVGIGSEFSFKVDLPLTENRVQYQVILNNHDRIIGYQGERKRILVVDDHEDNVVMLANLLKPLGFNVDVAHNGLEALEKLSHHPDLVLTDLSMPVMDGFELLLHIRGKADLQTLKFIVSSASVDPIHHQQALDMGSDAFLAKPIDTQALFQTFSEQLNLDWIYEALAPSPEQMEVASPEIMSNATQTVKSASPTAQPNLITDPSGLSDVDGERTSPVLLNSPTKEKESFSNLVYPPKEILDKLVGMANKGSIFEIKDELLDIQMSCPKYQFFCQKILHWSNHFELNKIQAFLQDAYNNHQESR from the coding sequence ATGCGCCTGACTCCAAGTGCTCGTTTGAGCGGATATACTCCCCTTGAAATGCTGCATGAGGGACAGAAGACGCGGGTCTATCGGGCCTTACGGGTCATTGATCAGCAACCTGTAGTCATCAAAACTACGCCTCCTCAAGTGATCTTAAGTTTTTCCGATCACCTTGCCTTTCGGAATCAATTCACTATCAGTCACAACTTAGATCATCCTGGGATTATCACGACCTATGGTCTAGAGTCCTACGATCAGACCTATGCCCTGGTGATGGAAGATATCCAGGGGATTCCCCTTTCACAATTCTTACAGTCTTCTATTTCTCTCAAAGTTGGGTTAAAGATTGCCCTGCAATTGGCAGACGTACTTCATTACCTCGGTCAACAGCGTGTCTTACACAAAGACATCAAGCCTGCCAATATTCTGATCCATCCTCAAACGCTTCAGGTTAAGCTGATTGATTTTGGGATTGCGTCCCTTTTACCCAAAGAGACTCAAGAGATCAAAAATCCTAATTCATTAGAAGGAACTTTAGCCTATATGGCCCCGGAGCAAACGGGACGTATGAACCGGGGAATTGATTTTAGAAGTGACTTTTATGGCTTGGGTGTAACGCTGTTTGAATTGTTTGCAGGTCAGCTTCCGTTTCAAGCAGATGAGCCCATGGAGTGGCTCCATTGCCATATTGCTCAAGAACCCCCTTCCCTGACTCAGTTTGGGGTACCAGAAGCTATTGCAACTATCGTGGCTAAGCTCCTGGCTAAAAATGCTGAAGATCGTTACCAAAGTGCGTTGGGGTTGAAGCATGATTTGGAACATTGTCTTTTTCAGTGGACTAATAAAGGAGCAGTTGAGCCGTTTGAGGTTGGGCGGAGAGATGTGTGCGATCGCTTCTTGATACCCGAAAAACTCTACGGTCGGGAAAAAGAAGTACAAACCTTGCTAGACACCTTCGACCGTGTGGTTGAGGGTAGTTCAGAACTTTTGTTGGTGGCAGGTTTCTCTGGCATTGGCAAAACGGCAGTCGTCAATGAAATCCACAAACCGATTACTCGACAAAAGGGCTATTTCATTAAGGGCAAATTTGACCAGTTCAATCGGAATATTCCTTTCGCTGCATTTGTACAAGCTTTTCGTAGCCTGATGGGACAACTCCTCGGTGAATCAGATGCAGCACTAGACCAATGGAAATCGAGAATCCTAGCTGCGGTGGGCAATAGTGGTCAGATCTTGATTGAGGTGGTTCCAGAACTTGAGCAGATCATTGGTAAACAACCTGCTGTGCAGGAATTAGCAGGGGAGGCAGGGCAAAACCGATTCAACTTAGTATTTAGCAGGTTTGTAGAGGTATTAGCTACCCAAGAACATCCTCTTGTGATCTTTTTGGATGATTTGCAGTGGGCAGATGCAGCCTCGCTGAATTTACTCAAATTGATTATGGAGGGTGTTGGATTAGACATAAACACAAAACACCTGCTCATGGTAGGGGCCTATCGAGATAATGAAATATTCTCGGCTCATCCCCTTATGTTGGCCTTGGAAGAGATCGACTCATATGTGGCCATTCAAACCCTTACTTTGCCTTCCCTCGAAGCCCTTTCTATTCAGGAGATTGCGGTAGATACACTGCATTGTCCAGAAGAAACAGCTATCCCCCTTTCCCAACTTATTTACCAAATAACCCAGGGGAATCCTTTTTTCTGCATTCAGTTTTTACAGGAACTCTATCAAGCAGGTCAAATTTTCTTTGACTATGAGGTAGGGCATTGGAAATATAACTTACACAAAGTACATCAGCTGGCTTTCAATACTGATTTACTAGACTTCATGGTAGCAAGGCTTCGAAAACTACCACTATCTACCCAAGAAATCATAAGACTAGCAGCATGCATTGGCAATACTGTCGATTTAGACACTCTAGCCACTATTTCCAGGCAATCTCCAGGTCAGATAACTGAGCACTTGTGGACTGCTTTACAAGGAGGATTTATCGTTCCAGCGTCAGAAAACTATAAGTTTTTCTATGGGAATAGTGTATCTTCCCTGGCGATTGAAGCCCCATCAACATACCACTTTGCCCATGATCGGATTCAGCAAGCTGCCTATTTATTGCTACCAGATGAACTGAGGATAAAAACTCATTACACGATCGGCCAGTTACTGTTAGCCCGCACCCAAGAGCATCAAATTGACAACAACATATTTGAGATTGTCTCTCACCTCAATATCAGTAGCGAACAATTGAATACAGAGACGGAGATACGTGAACTCATTAAGTTGAATTTGCAAGCGGCTGACAAGGCACTCATATCAACCGGATATTCCACAGGATTAAGATGTATTTGCACTAGCATCACGCTACTGCACAAATTAGGAAATGATATTTGGTCTGTTAATCGTGAGTTGGCATTGTTGTTGCATGAGAAAGCAGCAGAATTAGCGTATCTCAGTGCTGACATCGCCACTATGGACGCTTGTATTGAGGAGGTTCTGCTGCATGCAACCACGACATTAGAAAAAGTCAGTGTATATAAGACTAAAATTCAAGCTCAAACCGCTAGTCGTCAACCCTTGTTAGCGGTTCGAACGGCCTTGAAAATTCTAGACGAATTAGGCGTGAAGATTCCTCTGTATCCATCTGATGCAGATATTGAGGCGATATTAAACAAGACTCAAACGGCGCTGTTGGATCTATCCATAGACCGATTACTAGACCAACCCATTAATCAAAACCGTAGACAACTTGCTATCGTCGAGATTCTAGGTGTAGTTCATTCCGCCGCCTTTTTTGCCGCACCTCAACTGATATCTATAGAAATTTGTACCCGTCTCGGTATTTGTTTGCAGTATGGTCACTGCCCAGAATCAGCTCATACGTATGTAGATTATGGTTTGCTGTTATGTGGAGTCTTGAACGATATTGACTCTGGATATCAGTTCGGAGAGTTAGCTCTGGCGATCACCCATCAATTCCCCCAATCTGGAATACAGGCTCGGGCTAAAGTGGTACATTTTTTCGGTGTTGCCCATTGGAAAATACCTCTAAACTCACTCGTCGCCCCCCTCAAACAAGCTTATGGGGAAACGCTGGAATCGGGGGATTTAGAGTTTGCAGCCTACGCAGCCTTTGAAATTTGTGCAACCTCATTTCTGGCAGGAAATAGCCTCGATGAGATCAAACCAACCATAACTACCTACTGTGATGCCATCACTCAACTTCGCCAGAAATCACAACATGGGTGGAGTCAAATTTACTACCAAACAGTCATCGTACTTATAGCAGGCAACAAAACCCCCTGGAATTTAACAGACGATCAATTTGATGAATCCGCTCTCTGTAAGCGCTATCAGGCAGAAGGAGAAGGACTAGGCACGTTCGTCTTGCATACCAATAAAATGATGCTGGCTTACTTGTTTGGGGCTTTAGAGGTAGCGGCTGATAATGCTGATGTGGCTCAGCAACATACGGCTAGTGCTACCGCCATGGTCATCCAGCCTATTTTCTACTTTTATGATTCTCTTGTGCAGCTAGAACGGTCGGCATTGCTAGCAGATTCCAAAAGACAAGAGCAGCTGATGCAGAGGGTTAAAGGGAATCAAGAGAAGTTTAAGATGTGGAGCACTCATTGTGCCGCTAACCATCAACATAAATATGATTTAGTTGAAGCCAAGAAAGCTGAATTAGAGCAGCTATATGCTGAAGCCATTCATCTCTATGATCTGGCAATATCTGGCGCTAAGGCTAACCATTTTCAACAGGAAGAAGCCCTTGCAAATGAACTTGCTGCCAAGTTTTACCTCGCCTGGGGGAAAGAAAAAGTGGCTGCTAGCTACATGCAAGAGTCTTATCACTGTTATTCCCGCTGGGGAGCCAAAGCTAAAAGCAACGATCTTGAACAGCGTTATCCTGAGTTGCTCCAACCCATTCTCCAGAAAGCTTCTCAGATTTTCAGCCCATTGGACACCCTTACAAGCTTCTCTTCACCTAGCCTATCCATTCATTCTTCTGCTTCAGCTCAATCAACGCACAACAGCATCAATACAGCATTCGATTTGGCCGCGATTCTCAAAGGTGCTCAAGCCCTTTCAGAGAGTTTACACCTGGATCAATTACTAGAAAAACTCGCGCCGATGATGCTACAAAATTCTGGTGCAGATCGATTGATTCTACTGCTCCCTGAAGCCGATAGCACTTGGCATGTCAGAGCCACTGCGACCCCTGAAATGATGGAACTGTCTTCAGCTCCTCTGGCGGATCACCCGGATCTACCCCTACAACTGATTCAGTTCGTTAAAAATACTCAAGAAGCGCTGGCGATTGATGATTTAAAGACCGATTTACCGATCATTGATCATTATCTTGAAACCCATCAACCTCAAAGTGTTCTGTGTTTGCCGATTCTGCATCAAGGGCATTTGAATGGACTGGTGTACTTGCAGAACCAATTGGCGTCGGGGGTATTTACATGCGATCGCATCACCGTCCTTAACTTCCTCTGTTCCCAAGCGGCTATTTCTCTAGAGAATGCTCGTTTGTACCAACTCGAACAAGATAAAGCTGCGCAATTAGCCGAATCAGAACACCGTCTGCAAACTTTATTTGATCAGGCGGCAGATGCGGTGTTCTTGTTGGGCGATCAAGGCTTTATTGACTGCAATCAGGCGGCGGTTGATCTGCTGCAATATGCCCATAAATCTGAATTATTATCCCTCCACCCCTGCCAAATCTTGCCAGAGAGGCAGCCCAATGGTCAACGGTCTGCTGATCACGTTCAGGCGATCATGCAGGCCGCCCTAGACCAGTGTTTTCTCCGATTTGAGTGGGTCCATCAACGTTCCAGTGGAGAACACTTTTGGGCAGAAGTGACCCTCACGCCCATCCAATATCAGGAAGAAATGATCTTCCACTGTACCCTTCGAGATATTGGCGATCGCAAACAGCTAGAGCAAGAACAAGCCCGTCTTACTGCCGTTCTCGAAGCCACACCCGATTTTATTGGTATCTCCAATGCTAAAGGTGGGGACGTATGGTGTAATCGTCAGTTGGCGAACCTTCGCCCTGATTTGATGGCCTTAAGCCAACGATGTATTGCCGACTTTCATCCCCCATGGGTGAACGAATTAGTAGCCAGCGAAGTCATACCGACCGCAATCCAGCATGGCAGTTGGTCTGGAGAATTAGCCGTCTTAGATACCGAGGGGAATGAAATACCGGTTTCTCAAGTTGTGATTGCCCATAAAGCAGCGGATGGCACCGTTGAAAACTTTTCAACCATCATGCGAGATATTCGCGATCGCAAAATTGCGGAGGCCAACTCTCATCTACTGGCATCCGTGGTTGAATCTTCCAATGACGTGATTTTAACGAAGACCTTAGATGGCACCATCACCAGTTGGAATCAAGCAGCCACCGACTTGTTCGGATATTCGGAAGCAGAAGCGATTGGCCAATCTATCTTAATGTTGTTTCCACCGGATCGACATCATGAAGAAACCCACATTCTGACTTGTCTTAAAGAGAAAAAAAGCATTGAGAACTTTGAAACTGTTCGACTTCACAAACAGGGGTATCCCATTGATATATCAGTCACCATCTCCCCTCTGGTAAATGGCCAGGGTGAGGTAATAGGGGCATCAAAAATCGTCAGAGATATTCGCGAACGCAAAATTGCGGAGGATGCTTTACGACAAAGTGAAAGTAAATTCCGTAACCTGCTCACAAATTTAGATGGCGTGGTTTATCGCTGCCAAAACGATGCAAATTGGACCATGGAGTTTATGAGTGATGCAGTTACAGCTTTGTCTGGCTATCCGGCTGCAGACTTTATCGATAATCGCCACCGCAGCTACACTAGCATTATCCATCCCGATGATATGGAATGGGTGGATCAAGCCATTAACGAACAACTGACTCGCCATCAACCCTTCTCCCTGGAGTACCGTGTGATCCACCGAGATGGTTCAATTCGCTGGGTGACGGAAAAGGGGAAGGGCATTTTTAATGCCGACCATCAACTCCAACATTTAGAAGGTGTGATCGTTGATATTAGCGATCGCAAACATACAGAACTGGCCCTTCAACTCAGCGAAGCCCGAGCCAATGCAGCCTTCGATCAGGCTGCCTTGGGTATTGTGGAAATCAATAATCAAACGGGTAAGATTTCCCGGGTTAATAACTATATGTGCGGCTTGCTGGGCTATAGTCACCTTGAACTACGACAAAAGACCGTTGCCGACATCACCCATCCTGATGATTTGTCCGAATCTCATCAATTGATGCAGCTCCTTCAGAAGGGAAAAATTGGTGACTTTACAACCGAGAAACGATATCTCCGAAAGGACGGTGGCATTATTTGGTCATCAACCACCGCTACCCTCGTGGAAATGGGAAATGGAGAAGCCCAGTATTCCCTAGGGATGATTCAAGATATTGGCGATCGCAAAGCCGCAGAACTGGCCTTGAAGGATAGTCAGGCTCAATTTCGACGGATGACCGAAAACGTACCGGGGATGATCTATCGCTACGTCTTACACCCGGATGGTCGGAATGAGCTGACCTATATCAGTTCTCAGGTTCGGGAAATATTTGAAATAGAACCCGAAGTGGCACGCCAGGATGCGAGCAAGCTCTGGGAGCGGGTCCATCCCGATGACCTTGCTTTTGTCCAATCTGAGGTTCAAGCCTTTCACCAAACCTTGCAATCAACGCCGATTGAATGTCGTCTTCTCCTGCCCCAAAAAGGACTGTGCTGGATTCAACTGATCGCTCGCATCGAACGATTGGATAATGGCGATACCGTCTGGGACGGCGTTGCTCTAGATATTAGCGATCGCAAAGCTGCAGAAGAGAACCTGCGCTTTAGTGAACAACGGTTTCGGCGGGCGATTGAGGATGCCCCTTTCCCGATTATGCTGCATGCCGAAGATGGTGAAGTTCTTCAAATCAACACCACCTGGACAGAACTCACGGGCTATACTCACCCCGAGATTCCCTCCACAACCACTTGGGCTCAGCGGGCCTATGGAGAAGATGCGGACCGGGTGATTAAAGAGGTGATGGCCAAAAAGTACGCTTTAACCTCTCGATGGGAAGAAGGTGAATTTACCATTCACACCAAAGCGGGCGATCAGTGCCGTTGGCAGTTTAGTTCTGCGCCCTTAGGGACTTTACCGGATGGTCGACGAATTGTCATTTCCATGGCAGTGGATGTTACCCAACGACGTCAAGCTGAAGATGAATTAGAACAAGCCAATCAACAGCTCGAGGAATACTCCCACACTCTGGAGCAAAAAGTTGAGGAACGAACCCAGGCACTCCAAATAGCCAAGGAACAGGCGGATGGGGCCAACCAAGCGAAGAGTGAATTCCTAGCCAATATGAGCCATGAACTTCGCACCCCTCTCAACGGCATTTTAGGCTATGCCCAAATCCTCAATCGGTCTTCAACATTAAAGGAACAAGAACGTCACGGCATTAAAGTTATCCACCAATGTGGTTCCCATTTACTCAGCCTGATTGATGACATCTTAGATCTAGCCAAAATTGAAGCCCGTAAGTTGGAAATAGTGCCAGTTGATACCTACTTACCCACGGTGCTTCACAGCGTGGTCGAAATGTGCAAAATCAAAGCTCAGCAAAAGGGGATAGATTTTGTTTATACTCCCCAGGGCCTACCTGTAGGGGTCAAGGTTGATGAAAAATGTCTGCGGCAAGTATTAATCAATTTATTAGGCAATGCCATCAAATTTACGGATTATGGCTCGGTCACTCTCCAAGTTGAAGTTTTGAACACCACTGACCTGGAAACGTCACTTCTATTTCAGGTCATCGATACGGGTATCGGGATTGCTGAAGCAGATCTCTCCAAACTCTTTGATGCCTTTGAACAAGTTGGAGCCCGTGAACGACGAGCAGAAGGCACAGGTTTAGGACTGGCCATCAGTCAGCGTATTGTTCAACTGATGGGCAGCAATATTCAAGTCAAAAGCCAAGTGGGAATAGGAAGCGAGTTCTCCTTTAAGGTCGACCTCCCTCTCACGGAGAATCGGGTTCAATACCAAGTTATTCTCAACAACCACGATCGCATTATCGGCTACCAAGGTGAGCGCAAACGGATTCTCGTGGTTGATGACCATGAGGACAATGTCGTGATGCTAGCCAATCTCTTGAAACCCCTCGGATTTAATGTAGACGTGGCCCATAATGGCTTAGAAGCATTGGAAAAGCTCAGCCATCACCCAGATTTAGTCCTCACGGATTTATCCATGCCCGTAATGGATGGATTTGAGTTATTACTCCATATTCGTGGCAAGGCCGATCTCCAAACCCTCAAGTTCATCGTTTCTTCAGCCTCAGTTGATCCCATTCACCATCAACAAGCGTTAGATATGGGTAGCGATGCTTTTCTCGCTAAACCCATTGATACCCAAGCTTTATTTCAGACCTTTTCCGAACAGCTTAATTTGGATTGGATTTACGAAGCGCTAGCCCCCTCGCCCGAGCAGATGGAGGTTGCTTCACCAGAAATAATGTCTAACGCAACCCAAACCGTAAAAAGCGCTTCGCCAACGGCTCAACCGAACTTAATTACCGACCCGTCAGGCTTGTCAGACGTTGATGGGGAGAGAACATCTCCAGTCCTTCTTAACTCTCCTACCAAGGAAAAAGAATCATTTTCAAACCTAGTTTACCCACCTAAAGAGATCTTAGACAAACTAGTAGGCATGGCCAATAAAGGTAGTATATTTGAAATCAAAGATGAGTTATTAGACATTCAAATGTCCTGCCCAAAATATCAATTCTTTTGCCAGAAAATATTACATTGGTCAAACCACTTTGAACTGAATAAAATTCAAGCTTTTTTACAAGATGCTTACAACAATCATCAAGAAAGTAGATAG